In Lysobacter lycopersici, a genomic segment contains:
- a CDS encoding peptidylprolyl isomerase, whose amino-acid sequence MSLFATFDTDRGPIKLELYPDKAPLTVANFVNLARRGFYDGLNFHRVIADFMVQGGCPEGSGRGGPGYRFEDETNNGVRHERGVLSMANAGPNTNGSQFFITHVATPWLDGKHTVFGKVVEGLDVVDAIRQGDAIKSVRIEGDADAALAARADRVSEWNRLLSA is encoded by the coding sequence ATGTCCCTGTTCGCCACTTTCGACACCGACCGCGGCCCGATCAAGCTCGAGCTGTACCCCGACAAGGCGCCGCTGACGGTCGCCAACTTCGTGAACCTTGCCAGGCGCGGCTTCTACGACGGCCTGAACTTCCACCGCGTCATCGCCGATTTCATGGTCCAGGGCGGTTGCCCGGAAGGCAGCGGCCGCGGCGGTCCGGGCTATCGCTTCGAGGACGAGACCAACAACGGCGTGCGCCACGAGCGCGGCGTGCTGTCGATGGCGAATGCCGGCCCGAACACCAACGGCAGCCAATTCTTCATCACCCACGTCGCCACGCCGTGGCTGGACGGCAAGCACACCGTGTTCGGCAAGGTGGTCGAAGGCCTGGACGTGGTCGATGCGATCCGCCAGGGCGATGCGATCAAGTCGGTCAGGATCGAGGGCGACGCCGACGCCGCGCTGGCGGCCAGGGCCGATCGCGTCTCGGAGTGGAACCGGCTCTTGTCGGCATGA
- the rplQ gene encoding 50S ribosomal protein L17 yields MRHQKSGRKFSRTSSHRDAMFSNMAASLIKHELIRTTLPKAKELRRVAEPLITLGKVDGVANRRLAFSRLRDKQAVGKLFVELGPRYATRPGGYLRILKCGFRAGDNAPMAYVELVDRPDVSAVDAD; encoded by the coding sequence ATGCGCCACCAGAAATCCGGACGCAAGTTCAGCCGCACCAGTTCGCATCGCGATGCGATGTTCTCGAACATGGCCGCCTCGCTGATCAAGCACGAACTCATCCGCACCACGCTGCCGAAGGCCAAGGAACTGCGCCGCGTCGCCGAGCCGCTGATCACCCTCGGCAAGGTCGACGGCGTCGCCAACCGCCGCCTCGCGTTCTCGCGCCTGCGCGACAAGCAGGCCGTGGGCAAGCTCTTCGTCGAACTCGGCCCGCGCTACGCCACCCGCCCGGGCGGCTACCTGCGCATCCTCAAGTGCGGCTTCCGCGCCGGCGACAACGCGCCGATGGCCTACGTCGAACTGGTCGACCGCCCCGACGTTTCGGCCGTCGACGCCGACTGA
- the rpsM gene encoding 30S ribosomal protein S13: MARIAGVNLPAQKHVWVGLQSIYGIGRTRSQKVCEAAGVPSTTKIRDLSEPQVEALRAEVGKYVVEGDLRREVGVAIKRLMDLACYRGLRHRRGLPLRGQRTRTNARTRKGPRKAIKK; encoded by the coding sequence ATGGCGCGTATTGCGGGCGTCAACCTGCCTGCCCAGAAGCACGTCTGGGTCGGCCTGCAGAGCATTTACGGCATCGGCCGCACCCGTTCGCAGAAGGTCTGCGAAGCGGCGGGCGTGCCGTCGACCACCAAGATCCGCGACCTGTCGGAGCCGCAAGTCGAGGCGCTGCGCGCCGAGGTCGGCAAGTACGTGGTCGAAGGCGATCTGCGTCGCGAAGTCGGCGTGGCGATCAAGCGCCTGATGGACCTGGCCTGCTATCGCGGCCTGCGCCATCGCCGCGGCCTGCCGTTGCGCGGCCAGCGCACCCGGACCAATGCCCGGACCCGCAAGGGCCCGCGCAAGGCCATCAAGAAGTAA
- a CDS encoding class II 3-deoxy-7-phosphoheptulonate synthase: MSLPEHHLRSVNLPEGWTPDSWRARPALQQPQYPDASALAGVQDELRALPPLVTSWEILSLKRQVAEAQEGRRFLLQGGDCAERFVECTPDVISNRLKVLLQMSLVLVHGLRLPVVRVGRFAGQYAKPRSADVETRDGATLPCYRGDIVNGPEFTTLARTPDPRLMVKAHARSAMTMNFVRSLIDGGFADLHHPEYWDLGWVQHSPLADEYHRIVAGIGDAVRFMETISGNEVHNLNRVDFYTSHEALLLPYEEAQTRQVPRQWGWFNLSTHFPWIGMRTAALDGAHVEYFRGIRNPIALKVGPSTTPEQLLRLVDALNPDDEPGRLTLIHRMGAGNIAARLPALLDAVKRDGRRALWVCDPMHGNTETSANGYKTRRFGNIRAELETAFELHAAAGTRLGGVHLELTGEDVTECTGGARDLTDADLERAYRSTVDPRLNYEQALELAMLVVRKRGIVARA, encoded by the coding sequence ATGAGCCTTCCCGAACACCACCTGCGCTCGGTCAACCTGCCCGAAGGCTGGACGCCGGATAGTTGGCGCGCGCGGCCCGCGCTGCAACAGCCGCAATACCCGGACGCTTCAGCGCTGGCCGGGGTGCAGGACGAATTGCGCGCGTTGCCGCCACTGGTGACCTCGTGGGAAATCCTGTCGTTGAAGCGGCAGGTCGCGGAGGCGCAGGAAGGACGGCGTTTCCTGTTGCAGGGCGGCGACTGCGCCGAGCGTTTCGTCGAATGCACGCCGGACGTGATCAGCAACCGCTTGAAGGTGTTGCTGCAGATGAGCCTCGTGCTCGTCCACGGGCTGCGCCTGCCGGTGGTGCGCGTCGGGCGTTTCGCCGGGCAGTACGCCAAGCCGCGTTCGGCGGACGTCGAAACCCGCGACGGCGCGACCTTGCCCTGCTATCGCGGCGACATCGTCAATGGCCCCGAATTCACGACCCTGGCGCGCACGCCGGACCCGCGCCTGATGGTGAAGGCGCACGCGCGTTCGGCGATGACGATGAACTTCGTGCGTTCGCTGATCGACGGCGGTTTCGCCGACCTGCACCATCCGGAGTATTGGGACCTCGGCTGGGTCCAGCACTCGCCGCTCGCCGACGAATACCACCGCATCGTCGCCGGCATCGGCGACGCGGTGCGTTTCATGGAAACGATCTCCGGCAACGAGGTGCACAACCTCAACCGGGTCGATTTCTACACTTCGCACGAAGCCCTGCTGCTACCCTACGAAGAAGCGCAGACGCGGCAGGTCCCGCGGCAATGGGGCTGGTTCAATTTGTCCACGCACTTCCCGTGGATCGGCATGCGCACCGCCGCGCTCGATGGCGCGCACGTCGAATATTTCCGCGGCATCCGCAACCCGATCGCGCTCAAGGTCGGGCCCTCGACCACGCCGGAGCAGTTGCTGCGCCTGGTCGACGCGCTCAATCCGGACGACGAGCCCGGCAGGCTGACCCTGATCCACCGCATGGGCGCGGGGAACATCGCGGCCAGGCTGCCCGCGCTGCTGGATGCGGTGAAACGCGACGGCCGGCGCGCGCTCTGGGTCTGCGACCCGATGCACGGCAACACCGAGACCAGCGCGAACGGCTACAAGACGCGCCGCTTCGGCAACATCCGCGCCGAACTGGAAACCGCATTCGAGCTGCATGCGGCGGCAGGCACGCGCCTGGGCGGCGTGCACCTCGAACTCACGGGCGAGGACGTCACCGAGTGCACCGGCGGTGCGCGCGACCTGACCGACGCCGACCTGGAGCGCGCCTACCGTTCGACCGTGGATCCGCGGCTCAACTACGAACAGGCGCTGGAACTGGCGATGCTGGTGGTGCGCAAGCGCGGGATCGTCGCCCGCGCCTGA
- a CDS encoding malate dehydrogenase produces the protein MKAPVRVAVTGAAGQIGYALLFRIASGEMLGKDQPVILQMLELPLEKAQAALKGVMMELEDCAFPLLAGMVGTDDPKVAFKDADYALLVGARPRGPGMERKDLLLENAKIFTEQGKALNEVASRNVKVLVVGNPANTNAYIAMKSAPSLPAKNFTAMLRLDHNRALSQLANKAGVAVADIEKLVVWGNHSPTMYPDYRFATVDGQSLKDKINDADWNANVFIPTVGKRGAAIIEARGLSSAASAANAAIDHMHDWALGTNGKWVTMGVPSDGSYGIPETVMYGVPVTCANGEYTRVEGLPIDDFSRAAMDKTLAELEEERAGVAHLL, from the coding sequence ATGAAAGCCCCCGTCCGTGTCGCAGTCACCGGTGCCGCCGGCCAGATCGGTTACGCGCTGCTGTTCCGCATCGCCTCCGGCGAAATGCTGGGCAAGGACCAGCCGGTGATCCTGCAGATGCTGGAACTGCCGCTGGAGAAGGCGCAGGCCGCGCTCAAGGGCGTGATGATGGAACTCGAGGACTGCGCGTTCCCGCTGCTCGCCGGCATGGTCGGTACCGACGATCCCAAGGTCGCGTTCAAGGACGCCGATTACGCGCTGCTGGTCGGCGCCCGCCCGCGCGGCCCGGGCATGGAACGCAAGGACCTGCTGCTGGAGAACGCCAAGATCTTCACCGAGCAGGGCAAGGCGCTCAATGAAGTCGCTTCGCGCAACGTCAAGGTGCTGGTGGTCGGCAATCCGGCCAATACCAATGCCTACATCGCGATGAAGTCGGCGCCGTCGCTGCCGGCGAAGAATTTCACCGCGATGCTGCGCCTGGACCACAACCGCGCGCTGTCGCAGCTCGCGAACAAGGCCGGCGTGGCCGTCGCCGACATCGAGAAGCTGGTCGTGTGGGGCAACCATTCGCCGACGATGTATCCCGATTACCGTTTCGCCACCGTCGATGGCCAGTCGCTGAAGGACAAGATCAACGACGCCGACTGGAACGCGAACGTGTTCATCCCGACCGTAGGCAAGCGCGGTGCCGCGATCATCGAGGCGCGCGGCCTGTCGTCCGCGGCATCGGCCGCCAACGCGGCGATCGACCACATGCACGACTGGGCGCTGGGCACCAATGGCAAATGGGTGACGATGGGCGTGCCTTCGGACGGCAGCTATGGCATCCCGGAAACGGTGATGTATGGCGTGCCGGTGACCTGTGCGAACGGCGAATACACCCGCGTCGAGGGCCTGCCGATCGACGATTTCAGCCGCGCGGCGATGGACAAGACCCTTGCCGAGCTGGAAGAGGAGCGCGCCGGTGTGGCGCACCTGCTCTGA
- the typA gene encoding translational GTPase TypA, whose product MSIERLRNIAIVAHVDHGKTTLVDCLLKQSGTLGERTVLAERAMDSNDQEKERGITILSKNTAITWQGNRINIVDTPGHADFGGEVERVLSMVDSVLILVDAMDGPMPQTRFVTQKAFAMGFKPIVVVNKVDRPGARPDWVIDQVFDLFDKLGATNEQLDFPIVYASALHGYASLDDAAREGDMTPLYEAIMQHVPAPPVATDGPFQMRISQLDYNNFVGVIGIGRIQRGTLKKNMPVAVIDREGKKRQGKVLQVLGFMGLERIEQDSAEAGDIVAISGVADLSISDTICALDFPEALPALTVDEPTISMTFQVNNSPFAGNKDLSGGKFLTSRQIKDRLERETVHNVALKVEQLEDADKFLVSGRGELHLSVLIENMRREGYELAVSRPEVIIKEIDGQLMEPIEQLVVDIEEVHQGGVMEKLGTRKGQLKNMESDGKGRVRLDYMIPARGLIGFQNEFRTLTQGSGLLFHVFDHYGPKETGPIAKRLNGVMIANAPGATPAYSLGPLQERGKLFAAEGDQVYEGQLVGIHSKDNDLTVNAIKTKPLTNMRASGKDDAIQLTPAIKYTLEQALDFIDDDELVEITPKEIRLRKKFLTESDRKRASRAA is encoded by the coding sequence ATGTCCATCGAACGCCTCCGCAACATCGCCATCGTCGCCCACGTCGACCACGGCAAGACCACCCTCGTCGACTGCCTCTTGAAGCAGTCGGGCACCCTCGGCGAACGCACGGTCCTGGCCGAGCGCGCGATGGACAGCAACGACCAGGAGAAGGAACGCGGCATCACCATCCTGTCCAAGAACACCGCCATCACCTGGCAGGGCAACCGCATCAACATCGTCGACACCCCCGGCCACGCCGACTTCGGCGGCGAAGTCGAGCGCGTGCTGTCGATGGTCGATTCGGTGCTGATCCTGGTCGACGCGATGGACGGCCCGATGCCGCAGACGCGCTTCGTGACGCAGAAGGCGTTCGCGATGGGCTTCAAGCCGATCGTGGTGGTGAACAAGGTCGATCGCCCCGGTGCGCGCCCAGACTGGGTGATCGACCAGGTGTTCGACCTGTTCGACAAGCTCGGCGCCACCAACGAGCAACTCGACTTCCCGATCGTCTACGCCTCGGCACTGCACGGTTACGCCAGCCTCGACGACGCCGCGCGTGAAGGCGACATGACCCCGCTGTACGAAGCGATCATGCAGCACGTTCCCGCCCCGCCGGTGGCCACCGACGGTCCGTTCCAGATGCGCATCAGCCAGCTGGATTACAACAATTTCGTCGGCGTCATCGGCATCGGCCGCATCCAGCGCGGCACGCTGAAGAAGAACATGCCGGTGGCGGTGATCGACCGCGAAGGCAAGAAGCGCCAAGGCAAGGTGCTGCAGGTGCTCGGCTTCATGGGCCTGGAGCGCATCGAGCAGGACAGCGCGGAAGCCGGCGACATCGTCGCCATCTCCGGCGTCGCCGACCTGTCGATCTCCGACACCATCTGCGCGCTCGATTTCCCGGAAGCGCTGCCGGCACTGACCGTCGACGAGCCGACCATCAGCATGACCTTCCAGGTGAACAATTCGCCGTTCGCCGGGAACAAGGACCTGAGCGGCGGCAAGTTCCTCACCAGCCGCCAGATCAAGGATCGCCTCGAGCGCGAGACCGTGCACAACGTCGCGCTCAAGGTCGAGCAGCTCGAAGACGCCGACAAGTTCCTGGTCTCCGGCCGCGGCGAACTGCACCTGTCGGTGCTGATCGAGAACATGCGTCGCGAAGGCTATGAACTGGCCGTGTCGCGCCCGGAAGTGATCATCAAGGAAATCGACGGCCAGCTGATGGAGCCGATCGAACAGCTCGTGGTCGATATCGAGGAAGTCCACCAGGGCGGCGTGATGGAAAAGCTGGGTACGCGCAAGGGCCAGCTGAAGAACATGGAATCCGACGGCAAGGGCCGCGTGCGCCTCGATTACATGATCCCGGCGCGTGGCCTGATCGGTTTCCAGAACGAATTCCGCACCCTGACCCAGGGCTCGGGCCTGCTGTTCCACGTGTTCGACCATTACGGCCCGAAGGAAACCGGCCCGATCGCCAAGCGCCTCAACGGCGTGATGATCGCCAACGCCCCGGGCGCGACGCCGGCGTATTCGCTCGGCCCGCTGCAGGAGCGCGGCAAGCTGTTCGCCGCCGAAGGCGACCAGGTGTACGAAGGCCAACTGGTCGGCATCCATTCGAAGGACAACGACCTCACGGTCAACGCGATCAAGACCAAGCCGCTGACCAACATGCGCGCTTCCGGCAAGGACGATGCGATCCAGCTGACGCCGGCGATCAAGTACACGCTGGAACAGGCGCTGGACTTCATCGACGACGACGAACTGGTCGAGATCACGCCCAAGGAAATCCGCCTGCGCAAGAAGTTCCTCACGGAAAGCGATCGCAAGCGCGCCAGCCGCGCGGCCTGA
- a CDS encoding disulfide bond formation protein B — MNPFRWSFRKQFLLGFACCAALLGYAFYVQFHLRIQPCPFCIFQRIAFAALGLVFLVGGLAAPRSQGARKAWSLLALVPAVVGIGYAGRHSWVQLYPPEMPSCGPGLNFMLERQSWLGVARKVLMADGDCSNINWQFLGLSMPMWCLLWFLALAAWALLAGFRRR, encoded by the coding sequence GTGAACCCATTCCGTTGGAGCTTCCGCAAGCAGTTCCTCCTCGGCTTCGCCTGCTGCGCAGCGTTGCTCGGCTACGCGTTCTACGTACAGTTCCACCTGCGCATACAGCCGTGCCCGTTCTGCATCTTCCAGCGCATCGCCTTCGCCGCGCTGGGGCTCGTGTTCCTCGTCGGCGGGCTCGCCGCACCGCGTTCGCAGGGCGCACGCAAGGCGTGGTCGCTGTTGGCGCTGGTGCCCGCCGTCGTTGGCATCGGCTATGCAGGCCGCCATTCCTGGGTGCAGTTGTATCCGCCGGAAATGCCGAGCTGCGGCCCTGGCCTGAACTTCATGCTCGAACGGCAATCCTGGCTCGGCGTCGCGCGCAAGGTGCTGATGGCCGATGGCGATTGCAGCAACATCAATTGGCAGTTCCTCGGCTTGAGCATGCCGATGTGGTGCCTGTTGTGGTTCCTGGCGCTCGCGGCATGGGCGTTGCTGGCCGGTTTCCGCCGTCGCTGA
- a CDS encoding DNA-directed RNA polymerase subunit alpha, producing MTVTANQVLRPKAPQIERLADNRAKVVIEPLERGYGHTLGNALRRVLLSSIPGYAITEVDIDGVLHEYSTIEGLQEDVLEVLLNLKDVAIRMGTGDSSTLSLTKQGPGVVTAGDIKTDHNVEILNPDHVIAHLTKDATLDMRLKIERGFGYQPAAARRRPDEETRAIGRLMLDASFSPVRRVAYEVEAARVEQRTDLDKLVLDIETNGTIDAEEAVRTAADILSEQLSVFGDFTHRERGAAKPAASGVDPMLLRPIDDLELTVRSANCLKAESIYYIGDLIQKTEVELLKTPNLGKKSLTEIKEVLASRGLSLGMKLENWPPAGIASHGMMG from the coding sequence ATGACGGTTACCGCCAACCAGGTCCTGCGTCCCAAGGCCCCCCAGATCGAGCGCCTGGCCGACAACCGCGCCAAGGTCGTGATCGAACCGCTGGAGCGCGGCTACGGCCACACCCTCGGCAATGCGTTGCGCCGCGTGCTGCTGTCGTCGATCCCCGGCTACGCCATCACCGAGGTCGACATCGACGGCGTGCTGCACGAATACAGCACCATCGAGGGTCTGCAGGAAGACGTGCTGGAAGTGCTGCTGAACCTCAAGGACGTCGCCATCCGCATGGGCACCGGCGACAGCTCCACCCTGAGCCTGACCAAGCAGGGCCCGGGCGTCGTCACCGCCGGCGACATCAAGACCGACCACAACGTCGAGATCCTGAACCCCGACCACGTGATCGCGCACCTGACCAAGGACGCGACCCTCGACATGCGGCTCAAGATCGAGCGCGGCTTCGGCTACCAGCCGGCCGCCGCCCGCCGCCGCCCCGACGAGGAAACCCGCGCGATCGGCCGCCTGATGCTCGATGCCTCGTTCTCGCCGGTGCGCCGCGTGGCCTACGAAGTCGAGGCCGCACGCGTCGAACAGCGCACCGACCTGGACAAGCTGGTCCTCGACATCGAGACCAACGGCACCATCGACGCCGAGGAAGCCGTGCGCACCGCCGCCGACATCCTCAGCGAGCAGCTCAGCGTGTTCGGCGACTTCACCCACCGCGAGCGCGGTGCGGCGAAGCCGGCGGCTTCGGGCGTCGACCCGATGCTGCTGCGCCCGATCGACGACCTCGAGCTGACCGTGCGTTCGGCCAACTGCCTCAAGGCCGAGAGCATCTACTACATCGGCGACCTGATCCAGAAGACCGAAGTCGAGCTGCTGAAGACGCCGAACCTCGGCAAGAAGTCGCTCACCGAGATCAAGGAAGTGCTCGCTTCGCGCGGCCTTTCGCTGGGCATGAAGCTCGAGAACTGGCCGCCGGCCGGCATCGCCTCGCACGGGATGATGGGCTGA
- the rpsK gene encoding 30S ribosomal protein S11 has product MAKPAAANKTKKKIKRVITDGIAHVHASFNNTIITITDRQGNALSWATSGGAGFRGSRKSTPFAAQVAAEKAGKAALDYGVKSLEVRIKGPGPGRESAVRSLNNAGYKITNIIDVTPIPHNGCRPPKKRRV; this is encoded by the coding sequence ATGGCCAAGCCGGCAGCCGCCAACAAGACCAAGAAGAAGATCAAGCGCGTCATCACGGACGGCATCGCGCACGTCCACGCGTCCTTCAACAACACCATCATCACGATCACGGACCGCCAGGGCAACGCGCTGTCGTGGGCGACTTCGGGCGGCGCGGGCTTCCGCGGTTCGCGCAAGTCGACCCCGTTCGCCGCGCAGGTCGCCGCCGAGAAGGCCGGCAAGGCCGCGCTCGACTACGGCGTGAAGTCGCTGGAAGTGCGCATCAAGGGCCCGGGTCCGGGCCGCGAATCGGCCGTGCGTTCGCTCAACAACGCCGGCTACAAGATCACCAACATCATCGACGTGACGCCGATCCCGCACAACGGGTGCCGTCCGCCGAAGAAGCGTCGCGTCTGA
- a CDS encoding DUF2127 domain-containing protein, with translation MPNQPSQVQDETHPHYNPDPHAHPGLHVIAIFEAGKGLLAWLAASGLALIGPAPLQHWVHLLIARFQLDPEHGAMAWLANAIGPGTVHFAAAIVAVYGALHLLEGWGLWRAKAWASWLGCVTAALYLPFDIYAFARHRHWMEAVVVVVNLIVVWVLARDLFKRKH, from the coding sequence ATGCCAAACCAGCCCAGCCAAGTGCAGGACGAGACGCATCCGCACTACAACCCGGATCCGCATGCGCATCCGGGCCTGCACGTCATCGCGATCTTCGAGGCCGGCAAGGGCCTGCTCGCGTGGCTGGCCGCGAGCGGTCTGGCGCTGATCGGCCCCGCTCCTCTGCAACACTGGGTGCACCTGCTGATCGCGCGCTTCCAGCTCGATCCCGAACACGGCGCGATGGCATGGCTGGCGAATGCCATCGGCCCCGGCACCGTGCATTTCGCCGCGGCGATCGTCGCGGTCTACGGCGCGCTGCACCTCCTCGAGGGCTGGGGCCTGTGGCGGGCGAAGGCCTGGGCCTCGTGGCTGGGCTGCGTCACCGCGGCGCTCTACCTCCCCTTCGACATCTACGCGTTCGCGCGCCACCGCCACTGGATGGAGGCGGTGGTGGTGGTGGTGAACCTGATCGTGGTCTGGGTGCTGGCCCGCGACCTGTTCAAGCGCAAGCACTGA
- a CDS encoding aminotransferase class I/II-fold pyridoxal phosphate-dependent enzyme, translated as MPQFAARIGRAKPSAIMAVAEKAKRLKAEGHDIISFSIGVPNFLPGEHVYAAVREALTKDSGQYGSNRGSDALLDAFIEHMAQVGLTGYGRVNCATGIGAKHVIYNLAEALLDEGDTIAFAVPYWTSYLDIADIVGARIDLLPCPPEQHYKLTPAQLDAALAKKPKVFLFNNPNNPTGMVYTRAEIDALADVIAKYPDTWVITDDIYNRMVFDGIGYHNFVHSRPELRDRVIFIDSLSKTYGMPGWRVGFMAGPESVAAAVTTMNSNHITNLPEMVVAAAIAALDGPQAIPAAKCAEFQAKRDQVMAVMDSIPGIVCPKPQGAFYVFPDVSAYFGKSHDGKKIANDIDLCNALLESKGVACVPGSAFGEPRALRISYTCPTPQLAPGLERFREFFAELN; from the coding sequence ATGCCTCAGTTCGCTGCGCGAATCGGTCGCGCCAAGCCCAGCGCCATCATGGCGGTCGCCGAAAAGGCCAAGCGCCTCAAGGCCGAAGGCCACGACATCATCAGCTTCTCCATCGGCGTTCCGAATTTCCTGCCCGGCGAGCACGTCTACGCCGCGGTGCGCGAAGCGCTCACGAAGGACAGCGGCCAGTACGGCAGCAACCGCGGCAGCGACGCGCTGCTGGATGCGTTCATCGAGCACATGGCGCAGGTCGGCCTGACCGGCTACGGCCGGGTGAATTGCGCGACCGGCATCGGTGCCAAGCACGTGATCTACAACCTCGCCGAGGCATTGCTCGACGAAGGCGACACCATCGCCTTCGCGGTGCCGTACTGGACCAGCTACCTCGACATCGCCGACATCGTCGGCGCGCGGATCGACCTGCTGCCGTGCCCGCCGGAACAGCACTACAAGCTCACCCCGGCGCAGCTCGACGCGGCGCTGGCGAAGAAGCCGAAGGTGTTCCTGTTCAACAACCCGAACAACCCGACCGGCATGGTCTACACCAGGGCCGAGATCGACGCGCTGGCGGATGTCATCGCGAAGTATCCGGATACCTGGGTGATCACCGACGACATCTACAACCGAATGGTGTTCGACGGCATCGGCTACCACAACTTCGTGCACAGCCGGCCGGAACTGCGCGACCGCGTGATCTTCATCGATTCGCTCAGCAAGACCTACGGCATGCCGGGTTGGCGCGTGGGCTTCATGGCCGGGCCGGAATCGGTGGCGGCCGCGGTCACCACGATGAATTCCAACCACATCACCAACCTGCCGGAAATGGTCGTCGCCGCGGCGATCGCCGCGCTCGACGGCCCGCAAGCCATCCCTGCGGCGAAATGCGCGGAATTCCAGGCCAAGCGCGACCAGGTGATGGCGGTGATGGATTCCATTCCCGGCATCGTCTGCCCGAAGCCGCAGGGCGCGTTCTACGTGTTCCCGGACGTCAGCGCGTACTTCGGCAAATCGCACGACGGCAAGAAGATCGCCAACGACATCGACCTGTGCAACGCGTTGCTCGAAAGCAAGGGCGTGGCCTGCGTGCCGGGTTCCGCGTTCGGCGAGCCGCGCGCGCTACGCATCAGCTACACCTGCCCGACGCCGCAACTCGCGCCGGGTCTCGAGCGTTTCCGCGAATTCTTCGCCGAGTTGAATTGA
- the rpsD gene encoding 30S ribosomal protein S4, translated as MARYLGPTCKLARREGADLSLKSPARALDSKCKLEQKPGQHGATARKGKLSDYATQLREKQKVKRIYGLLERQFRNYYKKASNRKGNTGENLLQMLETRLDNVVYRMGFAVTRPAARQLVSHRGVTVNGKPVNLPSYAVKAGDAIALSEKAQKQLRVQESLAVAKQMDLPPSWVEVDSNKFAGVFKAVPDRADLPSDINEALIVELYSK; from the coding sequence ATGGCTCGTTATCTCGGTCCCACCTGCAAGCTCGCGCGCCGCGAAGGCGCCGATCTTTCCCTCAAGTCGCCGGCCCGCGCGCTGGACTCCAAGTGCAAGCTGGAGCAGAAGCCCGGCCAGCACGGCGCGACCGCGCGCAAGGGCAAGCTGTCCGACTACGCCACCCAGCTGCGCGAGAAGCAGAAGGTGAAGCGCATCTATGGCCTGCTCGAGCGCCAGTTCCGCAACTACTACAAGAAGGCGTCGAACCGGAAGGGCAACACCGGCGAGAACCTCCTGCAGATGCTGGAGACCCGCCTCGACAACGTCGTCTACCGCATGGGTTTCGCGGTCACCCGTCCGGCCGCGCGCCAGCTGGTGTCGCACCGCGGCGTCACCGTGAACGGCAAGCCGGTCAACCTGCCGTCGTACGCGGTCAAGGCCGGCGACGCGATCGCCCTGTCGGAAAAGGCGCAGAAGCAGCTCCGCGTGCAGGAATCGCTGGCCGTCGCCAAGCAGATGGACCTGCCGCCGTCCTGGGTCGAAGTCGATTCGAACAAGTTCGCCGGCGTGTTCAAGGCCGTGCCGGACCGCGCCGACCTGCCCAGCGACATCAACGAAGCGCTGATCGTCGAGCTGTACTCGAAGTAA
- the prpB gene encoding methylisocitrate lyase translates to MSESKSAGARFRAALKEESPLQVMGAITAYAGLMAKRTGYKALYLSGGGVAANSLGMPDLGISTMEDVLTDARRIVDATGMPLLVDIDTGWGGAFNIGRTIRNFERIGVAAVHMEDQVGQKRCGHRPGKEVVPKDEMVDRVKAAVDARTDRDFVVMARTDAAAVEGIDSAIERAMAYVEAGADMIFPEAMKTLDDYRKFKAAVQVPILANLTEFGSTPFFTTDELRDAGVDIALYCCGAYRAMNKAALGFYEAVRRDGTQKNIIGTLQTRDELYDFLGYHAYEDKLDELFAKK, encoded by the coding sequence ATGTCCGAATCGAAATCCGCAGGCGCACGCTTCCGTGCCGCATTGAAGGAAGAATCGCCGTTGCAGGTGATGGGCGCGATCACGGCCTACGCCGGCTTGATGGCGAAGCGCACCGGCTACAAGGCGCTGTACCTGTCCGGTGGTGGCGTCGCCGCCAATTCGCTGGGCATGCCGGACCTCGGCATCTCGACGATGGAAGATGTGCTGACCGACGCGCGCCGCATCGTCGACGCGACGGGCATGCCGCTGCTGGTCGACATCGACACCGGCTGGGGCGGCGCCTTCAACATCGGCCGCACCATCCGCAATTTCGAACGCATCGGCGTCGCCGCGGTGCACATGGAGGACCAGGTCGGGCAGAAGCGCTGCGGCCATCGTCCCGGCAAGGAAGTGGTGCCGAAGGACGAGATGGTCGATCGGGTGAAGGCCGCGGTCGATGCGCGCACGGATCGCGATTTCGTGGTCATGGCGCGCACCGACGCTGCCGCGGTGGAAGGCATCGACAGCGCGATCGAACGCGCGATGGCCTACGTCGAGGCCGGCGCCGACATGATCTTCCCCGAGGCGATGAAGACGCTGGACGATTACCGCAAATTCAAGGCCGCGGTGCAGGTTCCGATCCTCGCCAACCTGACCGAATTCGGTTCGACCCCGTTCTTCACCACCGACGAATTGCGCGACGCCGGCGTCGACATCGCCCTGTACTGCTGCGGCGCCTACCGTGCGATGAACAAGGCGGCACTCGGTTTCTACGAGGCCGTGCGCCGCGATGGCACGCAGAAGAACATCATCGGCACCCTGCAGACCCGCGACGAGCTGTACGACTTCCTGGGCTACCACGCCTACGAGGACAAGCTCGACGAACTCTTTGCGAAGAAGTGA